The genomic DNA aagttcaacggaTTAAATATCGAGTCGAATGTCGAACTATAATCAAGTTGGTTTGGTTCATTGCCAAGCCCTATACACAagtatccttcaaaaaaaaaaaaatacacaagtaGTCAACCATTTAATACGTATTCGATGATTaatatcattatttaaaacaaaaaattatactcaAACCCTTGCTGTCacccatttcttcttcttcttcttcttcttgttagAGGGGtaatttagggtcaattttgacccaaaaatcaccccttcaagttgtttttctttatatcctaattgaataagtcATTTCACATCTTTTcagttttctttcgtttgtttttgtgatttcgtcgtctccgCACGACTctgcttttttttatttcccgtctttgtgcggtgtgtttttttatttcccgtcgcagtgcggtgtttatttgattcaggttgaaagattagctttgagcaagtgcatatctgatcaatgacaatgactttggcgtcgtcaacgttgcagatccggaaatatgagtattccggagacttgaatataatcatattagtcgtcatatttgtaggcatagatactttgtcgttttatgctattaacatggatgttgtgagtttgttcccatattcatccttttcgtttttagcgaatttggatttgtattgtatcgatgtactccatcaatttgaatgaatgaatatcgtatacttttgtcaaaaaaacaaaaacaaaaaattataaaaatattcatcgagacaaatcaaacatctTTTATGCTAACATTTGTctttatatattagtaaaaaatatggtcaaagtatgttTTATTAATAGTGCAATTGCTAAAATTACGACATGTTTGCATATAAAAAAGATCTTAAAATGAACACATTAACCAGACAACAAACTTGTCTTGATGAATAtaactcaattggtatggaTGTTGCAATATGCAAAGGTCGAAGTTTGAACTCTAAATCCACCACATATTTACGTGAATTTATAGTCATAAAACTactttaaaccaaaaaaaaacacattcacaaaaacaaaacaaaaaagtctacactaccaacttttttttaataagattaatgataaaagaaaaagcaTTCTTGCTAAAAGTAAAATATGAACACATTAATTACATTATCAacttttcatgataaaaataaaatataacatatgTACTAATATTTAGATATGGATGATGTATCATTTGAAAGAACTTGAATATATTTCTGATAAGAACAATTCTGAGTAACTTTTAACTTACCTCTTGATTGAATTATTAGAATTTTCCCTAATAATCGGAGGGTTTACACAAAAGTTATATAGAGAAGGTACTTAAACAAAagaaggtaattttttttttttttttaaaaagctacaAAAATTGTAATGACAAAAATAACCTCCATTGATATCTTTAGATGGGAACAAAATCAAGTAAAAATGGTTCACTTTCATGTTGAACGGAATCTAGCATCGATGCTTTGGGTGGATACACTGAGCTTGTCACAACGTGATCCTttccttgttttttctttgtaaaaactAAAAGCATCACTTTTTTACAATCATGACCCTACAGTGTTTGAAGATACtccctctgttcctttttaattgtcacttttgcataatttttttgtttctaattaactgtcactttcaaagttcaatacaacattaaatgttgttttgccTTTATTACCCTtgattatttattgtagagagagaagtaaatgaaatgagatattaaatgatgaaggttattataggaaaaagatgaattgttgcatcaaaagtagtaaaaagtatttgttgtcttggtttgtgtaaaaatctcaaaagtgacaattaaaaaggaacggagggagtatatagaCGCAGCCATACCTTGAGTAAATCATGAATAAACCTAAGGGTAAAATAGTCCAATTGAAACAAAACcctgatttttattattttttaggtttatcaTCGAGGTGTGTGTTTGTGTAagagaaaaatcaaagaaaagaaaaagaaaatagataGAATAAGTGAGATCTGTGAAAGTGAAAACCATGTGACACAGTATATAAAACCCATTTTCCATTCACTAAAAATTACATCATTTTTTCATTCATAGATTTTTTCATATGAGGATTCGTAAAAACGCTAAACTTTCCCCTCTTCTATTCACTTGTTCATCTTCATTGCTACAAAATGGTTCATTTTCACCTCAAAATCTTCAAACACACATTTGTCAGCTTAACCAATCTCCATGGGATGTGATCCCCTTTGTCTCCAACAGCTCCTCCTCGATTCACCAGGTTACaaacttcttcttctcttcttataTCTATTAGGGTTTTTTCATATGCTTTATTAGGGTTCTTAATATTCTTTACATCACtgaattattttcatcttttcagCTTCTTATTccctttttccttcaaattagGTTAATGGGTATCTATATTCTATCTCATTTCTCACTATTTTcgattatttttttgctttgcTTTGCTTCACCTAGTtcgaagatgaagaagatggttTCAAAAATGGGGATTCCTTTGGAGCTTTTGATGAAAGGTAAACATAAATCTAAATCCTTTCCAAAACCCATTAGggtttttatctatttttttctctttcaattgtATGAAATTTTCAAAAGGAAAAGCTGAgtttgaatgaatatttatttggtTGATAATGATGGAAACAATAGTGTGGCTTCGATGATGGAAActgaagttgttgatgttgataacAAACCTGGGATTGAAACTTTTGATATGATGGTGTTTGACGATAATAAGGTGGTTAATAATAATGGTGGCAGCAGCAAAGGTTTGAAGAGAAACTCGAATGGGGGCGGGAGCATTGAGGCGCCACGACGCTGTAGAGGCCGACCGAAGAAGTCGCTGGTGGGTTCAGCTTCGGGTTCGAATAGTAATGAATTCTATTATTATTCTGGGTTTGGTCCATCGCGGAGGAAACAACGAAAGGGTGATTGTAAAAGTGAAGGTGAAGATAACAAGAGTGTTGTGGAATTAGGTTCTACTAGTAGTGATAATGTTAAGGTTAATGTTGGTGATAATAATGTTGTTCCTAGTGTGGATGCTAATGTTGTTACTTGTTCGGAGGGATTGGATTGTGTTGAAGATTATgaggatgattatgatgattctGGTGATGATAATGGGAATAGGAGAACAAGGAAGCCAGTGAAAGAAAGGTCCCTAAAATCCTTAATGTGAGAAGGGATATTTATATAGGGTTGGGGTTTAATGTTGTATTGttattttttggtgaatttcaacgttgtattgtttttttttttttttttgacaagtattGTTGTTCTTACTGTTGTGTTGTTCTAATTCTGGTGATATTTAGGGTGGATTATGAGTATCTTTTAGTAAGATATTCTAATTTAAAGAAGTATTATTGTCATTGTTTGACCGATTTACAGAAGTATTTGGTGATATTTAGGGTggattatgaatattttttggaGTATGATGATATTCCTAGTTTTGGGCTTTTTAATATGCAAGTTTTAATGATTCACTATCTGCACCCCCTTTTCTCTCTATGCGAACCACCATCTGGTCTTCATACCCAAAGACCGTCTGGTCATTTTTCCAGTCACACACAGCCTGATGCCACTCACAAATTGCCGCCAAAGTCGTATTTTCTCCACTTGGAAACACAACCCTATTGAAACCTGATATATTTTCTATCTCTCTATTTGATGTTTAAGTAAATCTTCTATTGTATCTTTTAGTCTTGGAGTATTTTCTCACTCCATGATAAACTTCTAGTCTTGAACttcaatactccctccgttttaaaatgagtgtcactttagcaaaaaaaaattattttaaaatgaatgtcgttttcAACTTTCAATGTAAATTTGACTTGTTTTTTCCATCTTTACCCttcattgaaataataaaattaagaaatagaAACATGTGCTGCCGTCAATTGCTTTTTCCTTGTTACCTTGGAAAACGTGAAACACATATGGGAAGAGTGCCAAACGCCCATTTTACTTGGCTTATAATGATACATCTTTCATTGAAACTTGTGGCTACATGCGGTAAACTTGATTGTTCTTTAAACTCACAAATCCTAAACTCACCCTTTATATATATTCTTAAGAATGAGAATGAGTATGTTTTATCAATGAAAATGGAAATGAAGAGAGATGCAGTTGAAAGTAATACTAATGATTTTGAGTTGCAAAGAGTTGGAAATGAAGATTCTTTAGGTTTTGAGAGAGCTgcagaggaagaagatgaagactaTGAATGTGAAAGAGTAGAAGATTCTTTGATTGAGGAAGCAAATGAAGACAATGAACGTGAAATAGTAGAAGATTCTATGGATTTTGAAAGAGTTGTagtggaagaagatgaagactaTGAGTGTGAAAGAGTAGAAGATTCTTTGattgaggaagaagatgaagatggagaCAATGAACGTGAAATAGTAGAAGATTCTATGGATTTTGAAAGAGTtgttgaggaagaagatgaagactaTGAAGATTCTCTtacagaggaagaagatgaaaatgattttggaCTGGATTTTGAGCTAGTTGCGGTGGAAGAATATGAAGGtttacaagaagaagaaaaaagagaagtTGTGGAGGCCATGCTAAAAATTTACCTTCCAATACTTTATTAAAACATGATATAAATGgtgttgtgtttttgtttatCGCGaactttaattttatgttgGTTTCTGTTGTTGGTAAGACATGTTTTATTTATATCAATGCTAGCAGCTTTTCTTTTCCTGTTATATGCAAAGCCAGCTTTCCTTTATTTATATCAATCTCGCATTTTCCTTATTTGAGTTGCAATGGAATGGCCACTACATACCCATTATTCAAGTcaggaattaaaaaaatgtgtaagaGAAAATTACTCTAAATAAAGACAAACCATCATATAACATGTCCATTTAAACAAATAAGTTACATCAAATAATCAAGAACATCTTGAACCAATGTTGGGTCACATTTCATTCGTCTCGGCAACTTGCCTTGACGTTCCAGCATTTCTTTCTTCATGTGAGGAATACTATACTTGTTGGAACCTCTTGCTTTCATGATTTCAATCATACACAATTgcaaacttaaaaataaacgATTTGAGAGCACCACCGAATATTCTTCAAATGATTTCACAACCGCATTCACAAGCTCGTCAACAGATTTAGGTGCCTTCGATTTAGGTGCCTTCTTATGTTGTAAAGATTGAATAGCTCTGAAAAATCCAAGatccaaaaatatttaaatctgGAGAGTTTGCAGGCTGACACATTAGTCGAATATCAAATCCATTTTGTGAAGCTGCTCTACAAAAATCTTCATCATCACAACTAATGTGAGTTCTTGCATTGTCTTGTTGAATAAATATTGGACGACCTATATCCTCTCTTGGCCATATCTCCATTGTGTTAGGTAAGACTTGTTTAAGCATGAATTGCTTTATTATTTCTCTAGTAACCGAAGTCATTGGTTTGGTCTCTAGTGTTCCAGCAGCTCTATTTTTACTTGACCTCTTGGCTGGCTCTAGTGTGACAAAGggaaatataccaatttttctAGAGAATACTTCATTTCTTTGTGCGTCGAACCTTGGGCGAGCTATTGCAGCTAAGAACATGACTtttccaataaattttttactaCTACAATTGCGTTCTGGATCTTCTTCATCTGGTAGTAAGTAGTATTTCTCATTCTTTTTCGTCatattaaaccatttttcatcaATATGAATGATGTTATACATTTCCGAGAAAATTGGATTATGAGGCAAGCTGGAACTTTCAAGCATTGATAAACAAAAGCGCAATCTCGCTCTTTTATGTTCTTCAGTTAGAGAAGGTTTTATAGCACTTGAATGTTTTCGTATGTCTCCCGACTTTACACGCCGATGTATTGTGGATGCACTAACATCCAATGCACAAGAAAGATCTCTCATTGTTGTTCTTTTAGACAAAGGAATCTCACGCATACGATCAACATCAAGTTGAATTCTTTTTCGGCcacaattttttgttaatttatggGATACATCAACATATGGACCATCATTTTTTCCTTGTTTCCAAATGCGTTGAACTGTACGAATGGAAACGGAAAATTGTGAAGCCACCGCTCTTGTCTCAcctctttttaattttctttctgaACTCTTCTCCAAAAGAGCCTCAAATATGGCTCTTCTTTCATCATTACGTAACTTTCTTTTTGTAGTAAGGCTTGTTGCTGCTTGTtcaatattttcatcatcaCCTACAAAAAGAATATTACGTACGtcgaattaaaaaaatggagtAACTATAATCctatagaaaaattaaataagaattgtCATCAAAATATACCTGTGTCATATGATAAATTACTGATCGATGATGAAATTTGTGGTGTAGAAATTGCTGAAATTTGATCAATGTCATATAattctaataaaaatataaaatggtgTTAAAAAGTACTCCAATAAAGCATTGCTAAATACACTAAAAAGAACGTAGGATCAATGGAGATTCATTTAGAGTATTATATGTTCAATGGAGATTCATGAAAGCATTGCTAAATACTGTGTACataaacatgaagaaaaaaatttaaaagataaagatacaaatgaagaaaaaaacacaaatggAATCACTTAGAGATGTACATACCAgtatttaaatttgattgagGCATTATTTCTTCTATTGGTGTATCATCCTCCATAAATATGTCATCATTTaaatcaaaaggaaaaagaGTTGATGAAGAAGTTTGAAGCATTGAAGTAGAAGTAATTTGATTGATGttatcatcaaatttttctaTCGTAGGAGTAACATTCAAATCTATTTCTCTCATAGTCATTTTATGATATAGAATTGATGTGTTTAATACTCCTACTAAACTGGTCTATTTATAAAGATTAACAATGAAAAGCATTTTGGCGCTGAACAGAAAAAAATTGgcaaaattaaatttacaagTTGGCGCAATTTTTGTGGACAAAACATTTTAAAGCATGGTTGGTGCAATTTTTTTGGACAGAAAATTTTAAAGCATGGTTGGCGCATATGTAATTTTTACTCTGAGTATTATGATCTCGTGGAGTACAAAGCTTGCCTTTCCATATATCCATGCTTAGTGCCTTTTCGTACATCCACGTGAgacaaattagaaaaagatGCATTCAATATTGGAACCTGTGCCTTtctaattgattaaaaaatagtaAGGCTATTTCAGTAAAATTGCTATGATATTTGACTAAATGATTGCATtccttaatctgtgtgaaaatggctaaagcgacactcattttgaaacggagggagtatgttctATCTATCTATTTAATGTTCTTCTCGATAAAATTGAGTTAGATATCACTATGATATGAATAcgaaaattatttataaattaaacctcgtatttttttttttgtttttgaaaatttagtaTGGCGATAATGGAAAGATTAAGCCGGATGATCAGTCGCACCGTCATAAACTATTGATTGGTCCAACACAAGAGTTGTTGGCACTTGAAGGATTCGAATCCGAGATCTATAGAGGATCAAACATAGTTAAATTCACAGACAATATTCAACTTTTCAAGATGATatattaatcaattattttgtCGTCCAAAATTATTGTCACTTTTGAAAAAAGAGGTCGTCCCAAAACAATTATCATTTTCAAGAAAAGAAGTGCGATGAtaacatgacaaaaaaaaaaatcagagactAATACGACACCGTATTTCATAGtgtattttttccttttctttcttttcctcttgTTTGCGCGGCcatgttctctctctctctctctctctctctctctctctctctctctctctctctctctctctctctctctctctctctctctctctctctctctctctctctctctctctctctctctctctctctctctctctctctctctctctctctctctctctctctctctctctctctctctctctctctctctctctctctctctctctctctctctctctctctctctctctctctctctctctctctctctctctctctctctctctctctctctctctctctctctctctctctcatccctATAGCTCAACTATCGCTCTCTGCTTCTTCCCCATACATCTTCCCACCCACCTCTCTACAACCTTTGTTTATCTCTCTCGGTCATGTGCTTTATCTCTCACAATTTTGGACTAACAGCTACATCTCAGAACACCTTTATTTCtcaatcaccacaaaaaaaaaaaaaaattggtttgtgTGACTtcaatcaccacaaaaaaaatggtttaacaCGATCAAGATTTAAAGCTTTGTTgcaaaaaatctaaaaaattaagggttaaatatgtttttggtccctataaatataccaacttttcgttttagtccctctaaaagtttccttcaacttttagtccctcaaaaattttccatcttcacttttagaattcatatttttgaataaaattttgcataaaaagtcaaaatattataagaatttctcccaaaaaaacttagaattttttaagaaaacatgaatttaatatgaatttttatatttttgacggttaacaattcataattaatttatgttttgttaaaaaattctaattttttgggagaattttttttacaatattctacacatttctgcacaatttcattaaaaaataaaaaaaattaacttaaaaataaggaccaaaattagtgattgaaaattttatagggactaacagttgaaggaaaattttagagggactaaaacgaaaagttggtatatttatagggatcaaaaacatatttaacccaaaaaattaattacgtTTCTTCCACATGTCAACCACATCACatgaaaacaaaacatgatGCCTTTCCAAAACAAATGTGAACCACCAAATTGCAAGACATGCATACAAATATTAGACGTCTGCACACCAGACATCCCAACCAAAGCAGAACATATAACCAAGTGCTACCAAAGAAATCACAATACAAAAAGAGATTATTAATAAATTCCTCTTTTCTGCAACCTTTCGAGCACAACAAAGATCGTAAAGGAGCCACTCTATGATGCACTATATTGTCTTTTATCAAAATCCTCTTATTTAGAGTTCTCCATGCCAACAAGGAGACTTTTAAAGCCGCAACTTCATTCCAACTAATGTATGAATAAGGGTCATCACAACTATTCTAATCATAATTAGTGAGAATATGATAAACTCCTTTTACCAAATATCCTTCTTATGTGTCAAATTTCCAAATCCACATGTCACATTAACCTGTACGAAAAAGTTATCCAAAACATAAACACACTCGGCTACATGCTCATCTTCCCATGCAAAGAGTCAGCTCTTGCACTACCACCCATGGCCATCTAACCCCCAAACTAAAGTCATCTTCTCAACAACAGAAATACCACTATcaacttataaataaataaaaacgaCTAAATTTAGATCGTAAAAGACCTCATTATAACCATGAATCATTCTTAAATGAAGTATTTTCACTGTCACCAACTCTACGAAACAATCCCTCCTTAAACCACCATTCATCTCTCACGCCTACACTCTCCCTGACACCACATAAGTCCTTCCTCCACCTAGACGCCTTACTACCTCAACCTTTAATACAACTACCCTAAAACCCATTTTGGAAACCAACAGTTCGTATCATAACCCCTTGATCAACATGCATCTCcaaccccattttcccaacaaCGTCAAATTAAATTCACTAATCATCAATCCTTCAAcctccatataaaaaaaatattattccaatgaatcaaattaattgttcaaatttccTCACTCTCATGCcacaaaaaaagatttagaaaggaatcaattaaataaatgatatctATAGaagccttgaagaaggaaataaaataaatcatacgcGTATGCAATACATATTTGATGAGAACAAGTCGACCACCCATGAACAAGTTTTTACTCTTCCAACCAAATCGTCTTTTACGAATACTCGGAATCAACAGATGTCAAAAAGATAAACGTTCAAGACTCCCACCAATAGGAAGACTCAAGTaaacaaaagaaattttatCGATCTTAGAGTTTAAAACCACGATCGTTTCTACCAACCAAGAATCCTCCATGTTGGCACCTACTAACACACTCTTATGGAAATTCACTTAGACTTGATATCAATTTAAAGCTGATATCAATTTTAACTGAATCACATTACACAAACTCTTCTCACCCAAAATTAGTTTATCATTAGCAAATTGGAGATGagaatatgaaatgaagaatCCACACCCACATAATAACTTGAGAAGAGACCCGCTTCCACATAATAGTTTAACATCCCATTCAAACCTTCAACAACATTGAGAAACATAAAAGGTGATTGGGGGTCACTTTGGTGCAAGCCCCTTCACAATACTCTATAATTCGCCGACACCATCTACAAGTAAAGACCGGTTTTATCATGACATCTTCGAAGTATTCCCACTCAACGGAATCATACACCTTTTCAAAATTGAATGTGAACAAAGATTAGCTCCCTCTTTTGCTTCTTGGCATCAACTAAGAACTCATTTGCAGTTGTAACCATCCAAAATCTAACGACCtttaaaaaatgttgtttgatATGCGAATTGAACATGTGTTTTTAAGTGGAGGTAATGTTTACcttacaagtcggttttgtaagTGATGAATTAAACCAATTCAAATTCTAAGATGATATGAGAGTTTATCTATGATCCATTGGACCATGTGCTATAAAGTCACCACTCTCGGGCAACACTCCTGATGACTAATCCTAGACATGTGAAGGGTGTGTTTATAAAGACATTTATGAGATATAGTGTGAACATGTGTTTGTAAATGAGAACAATCGTCACCTAACAAATTTTCGTGAGAATAACTCAGTTGGCTGAGATAatgcattgtttttttttttttttaagaatagacaatgcatatattgttatatgtaggggtcagggttcgaaccctgaacaCCCCATTTATTCAACTTAAAAAGTGAATTATAGTCACTAGGCTACTAATAGATACATCTATATTTTGtctattttaacaaaattgatTATTGAAAGTGAATGTGATTGAGAGAGGAAGCGGTAAGAGTACCATACCACGTACAATATTGAAGTGTGTATAAGATGagtgaaatttatttttgttataaaataggATAGGATGATAAAGATGTATATATGCAATTTGAACCTCGTAGAAGTTCTATGTGCGAGCCATATATATACTTTATATGTTTAACCTAATGGTGAGTGAGTTACTGATGCATACACATGCGTGTGAATATGTGCATTTGAATATAAACAGGCGACCTCTTCCTGTTTAACCTAAATGAATTATAGAAGAGCTTCAACTTCAACACTATAAATGTGGATTTGAAATGCATATATACTATAGTTTGGCTAATTACTGTTTTGTTAAAGAAACAGGGTTTCTTCTCTGTTTTTCTTAGTGATACTGTTGTACAGAAAACAAGAAAACTGTTGAGCTCTCAGCACTGTTTCTTGGATCTGAAGAAGTTAGTGGAAACATATAACAATCATGAACAATCTCACAAACCAATTTATTAGTATagtttaatttcaatttcacaCGGTCCTATGCTGCTAAGCATGAACAGaagcaaaaaaatatacatcaaGAAGGTCCTTCTTTAGTTTAACCCTAAACCTAGCTAGCTAATATATAGATGCAAAACAAACATTACAGATAGTACACATGAGTTATATTGTATACTGTTATTCATTCTACAT from Medicago truncatula cultivar Jemalong A17 chromosome 8, MtrunA17r5.0-ANR, whole genome shotgun sequence includes the following:
- the LOC25500860 gene encoding uncharacterized protein produces the protein MRIRKNAKLSPLLFTCSSSLLQNGSFSPQNLQTHICQLNQSPWDVIPFVSNSSSSIHQFEDEEDGFKNGDSFGAFDESVASMMETEVVDVDNKPGIETFDMMVFDDNKVVNNNGGSSKGLKRNSNGGGSIEAPRRCRGRPKKSLVGSASGSNSNEFYYYSGFGPSRRKQRKGDCKSEGEDNKSVVELGSTSSDNVKVNVGDNNVVPSVDANVVTCSEGLDCVEDYEDDYDDSGDDNGNRRTRKPVKERSLKSLM
- the LOC120577458 gene encoding glutamic acid-rich protein, encoding MEMKRDAVESNTNDFELQRVGNEDSLGFERAAEEEDEDYECERVEDSLIEEANEDNEREIVEDSMDFERVVVEEDEDYECERVEDSLIEEEDEDGDNEREIVEDSMDFERVVEEEDEDYEDSLTEEEDENDFGLDFELVAVEEYEGLQEEEKREVVEAMLKIYLPILY
- the LOC120577459 gene encoding uncharacterized protein, translated to MTMREIDLNVTPTIEKFDDNINQITSTSMLQTSSSTLFPFDLNDDIFMEDDTPIEEIMPQSNLNTELYDIDQISAISTPQISSSISNLSYDTGDDENIEQAATSLTTKRKLRNDERRAIFEALLEKSSERKLKRGETRAVASQFSVSIRTVQRIWKQGKNDGPYVDVSHKLTKNCGRKRIQLDVDRMREIPLSKRTTMRDLSCALDVSASTIHRRVKSGDIRKHSSAIKPSLTEEHKRARLRFCLSMLESSSLPHNPIFSEMYNIIHIDEKWFNMTKKNEKYYLLPDEEDPERNCSSKKFIGKVMFLAAIARPRFDAQRNEVFSRKIGIFPFVTLEPAKRSSKNRAAGTLETKPMTSVTREIIKQFMLKQVLPNTMEIWPREDIGRPIFIQQDNARTHISCDDEDFCRAASQNGFDIRLIAIQSLQHKKAPKSKAPKSVDELVNAVVKSFEEYSVVLSNRLFLSLQLCMIEIMKARGSNKYSIPHMKKEMLERQGKLPRRMKCDPTLVQDVLDYLM